One genomic window of Novosphingobium aureum includes the following:
- a CDS encoding N-formylglutamate amidohydrolase — protein sequence MQTVTETESYRICGTPRFGGILVVADHASNRVPEDIDLGIAPELMDEHIAIDIGVAAIAERMAQRAGTAAFLGNVSRLVCDTNRTADDPAAIPEVSDGYAIPGNCGIDRAARLARFHAPFHDKLEELLTANPPLLVLILHSFTPRMATRPDETRPWHCGVLYDADARGAKLATPLFEADGLVVGDQEPYSGKVYNAAIERHVESDGRPYLYLEIRQDLIADEAGQAEWAERLTRVCNQVAIALGE from the coding sequence ATGCAGACCGTGACCGAAACCGAAAGCTACCGCATCTGTGGCACGCCGCGCTTCGGGGGCATCCTCGTCGTTGCCGACCATGCCTCGAACCGCGTGCCCGAAGATATCGACCTTGGCATCGCGCCCGAGCTGATGGACGAGCACATCGCCATCGACATCGGCGTCGCAGCGATTGCCGAGCGCATGGCGCAGCGTGCCGGCACCGCCGCCTTCCTCGGTAACGTCAGCCGGCTGGTGTGCGACACCAACCGCACCGCCGATGACCCGGCCGCGATCCCCGAGGTCAGCGACGGCTACGCGATCCCGGGCAATTGCGGCATCGACCGCGCCGCGCGGCTGGCGCGCTTCCACGCCCCGTTCCACGACAAGCTCGAGGAGCTCCTCACCGCGAACCCGCCGCTGCTGGTGCTGATCCTGCACAGCTTCACTCCGCGCATGGCGACCCGCCCCGATGAGACGCGCCCGTGGCACTGCGGCGTCCTCTACGACGCCGATGCGCGCGGCGCGAAGCTCGCCACCCCGCTGTTCGAAGCGGACGGGCTCGTCGTCGGCGACCAGGAACCCTATTCGGGCAAGGTCTATAACGCCGCCATCGAACGCCATGTCGAGAGCGACGGTCGGCCCTACCTCTACCTCGAGATCCGCCAGGACCTCATCGCCGACGAGGCCGGGCAGGCCGAATGGGCGGAGCGCCTGACCCGCGTGTGCAACCAGGTCGCGATCGCGCTGGGAGAGTGA
- a CDS encoding DUF3806 domain-containing protein codes for MASLERLTLEDEEQEWLDLARVWIKGHFASNPDASYESIDGKLAVVRANLAQDWVGPEDTWKLQSLGIALGDALAQDLSLDWVTVDDEYGRQPALHWPGTGILCFPLTMISCRVEEGEAIDIDTMYEMTRQRLNRIAFAGDVD; via the coding sequence ATGGCAAGCCTCGAACGCCTTACCCTCGAAGACGAGGAGCAGGAGTGGCTCGATCTGGCCCGAGTCTGGATCAAGGGCCACTTCGCGAGCAATCCCGATGCCTCCTACGAGAGCATCGACGGCAAACTCGCCGTGGTGCGCGCCAACCTCGCGCAGGACTGGGTCGGCCCCGAGGATACCTGGAAGCTGCAGTCGCTCGGCATCGCGCTCGGCGATGCGCTGGCACAGGACCTCTCGCTCGACTGGGTCACCGTCGACGACGAATACGGCCGCCAGCCCGCGCTGCACTGGCCGGGCACCGGCATCCTGTGCTTCCCGCTGACGATGATCTCGTGCCGCGTCGAGGAAGGCGAGGCAATCGACATCGACACGATGTACGAAATGACCCGCCAGCGCCTCAACCGCATCGCCTTCGCGGGCGACGTGGATTAG
- the ilvD gene encoding dihydroxy-acid dehydratase: MPAYRSRTSTHGRNMAGARGLWRATGMKDGDFGKPIIAVVNSFTQFVPGHVHLKDLGQLVAREIEAAGGVAKEFNTIAVDDGIAMGHDGMLYSLPSRDLIADSVEYMVNAHCADAMVCISNCDKITPGMLMAAMRINIPVVFVSGGPMEAGKVVLKGKETALDLVDAMVAAADESYSDEEVAAIERSACPTCGSCSGMFTANSMNCLTEALGLSLPGNGSTLATHADRERLFKEAGRLVVDLCQRYYEQEDETALPRTIASFEAFENAMSLDIAMGGSTNTVLHLLAAAVEAGVDFTMADIDRLSRHVPCLSKVAPAKSDVHMEDVHRAGGIMAILGQLDRAGLLHSDCPTVHARTLGDALNRWDISRTNEASVQDFYKAAPGGVPTQVAFSQANRWKDLDLDRENGVIRSKEHAFSQDGGLAVLFGNIARDGCIVKTAGVDDSILKFTGKARVYESQDAAVAGILGGQVEANDVVVIRYEGPRGGPGMQEMLYPTSYLKSKGLGKACALLTDGRFSGGTSGLSIGHASPEAAEGGEIGLVENGDTIEIDIPGRTINLMVSDEELAARRATQEARGSEAWTPVHPRKRKVSAALQAYAAMTTSASKGAVRDVTQLKR; the protein is encoded by the coding sequence ATGCCTGCCTATCGTTCCCGCACGTCCACTCACGGCCGCAACATGGCAGGCGCGCGTGGCCTGTGGCGCGCGACCGGCATGAAGGACGGGGACTTCGGCAAGCCGATCATCGCGGTCGTCAACTCGTTCACGCAGTTCGTGCCGGGTCACGTGCACCTGAAGGACCTCGGGCAGCTGGTCGCGCGCGAGATCGAGGCTGCGGGCGGTGTCGCCAAGGAATTCAACACCATCGCGGTCGATGACGGCATCGCCATGGGCCACGACGGCATGCTCTATTCGCTGCCCAGCCGCGACCTCATCGCTGACAGCGTCGAATACATGGTCAACGCGCACTGCGCCGATGCCATGGTCTGCATCTCCAACTGCGACAAGATCACGCCGGGCATGCTGATGGCCGCGATGCGCATCAACATCCCCGTCGTCTTCGTCTCGGGCGGTCCGATGGAAGCGGGCAAGGTCGTGCTCAAGGGCAAGGAAACCGCGCTCGACCTCGTCGATGCGATGGTCGCCGCCGCCGACGAGTCCTATTCCGACGAGGAAGTCGCCGCGATCGAGCGTTCGGCCTGCCCGACCTGCGGCTCGTGCTCGGGCATGTTCACCGCCAACTCGATGAACTGTCTGACCGAAGCGCTGGGCCTCTCGCTGCCGGGCAACGGCTCGACGCTCGCCACCCACGCCGACCGCGAGCGCCTGTTCAAGGAAGCGGGCCGCCTCGTCGTCGACCTGTGCCAGCGCTACTACGAGCAGGAGGACGAGACCGCCCTGCCGCGCACCATCGCCAGCTTCGAGGCGTTCGAGAACGCGATGAGCCTCGACATCGCGATGGGCGGATCGACCAACACCGTGCTGCACCTGCTGGCCGCCGCCGTGGAAGCGGGCGTCGACTTCACCATGGCCGACATCGACCGCCTCTCGCGCCATGTGCCCTGCCTCTCCAAGGTCGCGCCGGCCAAGTCCGACGTGCACATGGAGGACGTCCACCGCGCGGGCGGCATCATGGCGATCCTCGGCCAGCTCGACCGTGCCGGCCTGCTTCACTCCGATTGCCCGACCGTTCATGCAAGGACGCTGGGCGATGCGCTCAACCGCTGGGACATCAGCCGCACCAACGAGGCCAGCGTTCAGGACTTCTACAAGGCCGCGCCCGGCGGCGTGCCCACGCAGGTCGCCTTCAGCCAGGCCAACCGCTGGAAGGACCTCGACCTCGACCGCGAGAACGGCGTGATCCGTTCCAAGGAACATGCCTTCAGCCAGGACGGCGGCCTTGCGGTCCTTTTCGGCAACATCGCGCGCGACGGCTGCATCGTGAAGACGGCGGGCGTCGATGACAGCATTCTCAAGTTCACCGGCAAGGCGCGCGTCTATGAGAGCCAGGACGCGGCGGTCGCGGGCATTCTGGGCGGTCAGGTCGAGGCGAACGACGTCGTCGTGATCCGCTACGAAGGTCCGCGCGGCGGGCCGGGCATGCAGGAAATGCTCTATCCTACCAGCTACCTCAAGTCGAAGGGGCTGGGTAAGGCCTGCGCGCTGCTCACTGACGGGCGCTTCTCGGGCGGTACCTCGGGTCTCTCGATCGGCCATGCCTCGCCCGAGGCGGCCGAAGGCGGCGAGATCGGGCTCGTCGAGAACGGCGACACCATCGAGATCGACATCCCCGGCCGCACCATCAACCTGATGGTTTCGGACGAGGAACTGGCCGCACGCCGTGCAACGCAGGAAGCGCGCGGGAGCGAGGCATGGACCCCGGTCCATCCGCGCAAGCGCAAGGTCTCGGCCGCGCTTCAGGCCTATGCCGCGATGACCACCAGCGCCTCGAAGGGCGCGGTGCGCGACGTGACGCAGCTCAAGCGTTGA
- a CDS encoding NAD(P)H-hydrate epimerase, whose protein sequence is MTTSPAAQTSPESAPDAAHQVLTVQQMREAEGALIEAGTSVDALMQIAGRGAAAYVWRMSGQRPVTVLCGPGNNGGDGYVIAQAIRERGGEAVVVAAMPPATDAARNARKLFEGPVLGPEEADCSGEVFVDCLFGSGLTRPLDADAFALLVKLAGRHRHRVAIDLPSGVGSDTGMALNEGLPQYDLTVALGAWKYAHFLMPSAPLCGTQRLVDIGVAPVAGAAGRLRRPDLAAPGPDAHKYTRGLLAVVGGAMPGAAILASMAAQGAGAGYVKLFADTKRGAPADLVVETGPVSEVLTDHRNSAILVGPGLGRDGVARERLAVALADPVPVLVDADALVLLTGRHLAERSAPTVATPHEGELVALERAFDCDGSGSRPQRALALARKSGMIVVAKGADTVIAAPDGRLALVPRASSWLSTAGTGDVLAGAIASRLACGAEAFAAAGEGAWLHGEAARLAPPAFSALQLAERIPAALAACL, encoded by the coding sequence GTGACGACCAGCCCAGCAGCGCAGACTTCCCCCGAGAGTGCCCCCGATGCCGCGCATCAGGTCCTCACCGTGCAGCAGATGCGCGAGGCCGAAGGCGCGCTGATCGAGGCGGGAACCTCGGTCGATGCGCTGATGCAGATCGCGGGGCGCGGCGCTGCCGCCTACGTCTGGCGCATGAGCGGCCAGCGCCCGGTCACCGTGCTGTGCGGGCCCGGCAACAATGGCGGCGACGGCTACGTCATCGCCCAGGCCATCCGCGAGCGCGGCGGCGAGGCCGTGGTGGTCGCCGCCATGCCGCCCGCGACCGATGCCGCACGCAATGCCCGCAAGCTCTTCGAAGGGCCGGTGCTGGGGCCCGAGGAAGCCGATTGCTCGGGCGAGGTCTTCGTCGACTGCCTCTTCGGCAGCGGTCTGACCCGCCCGCTCGACGCCGATGCCTTCGCACTGCTGGTGAAGCTGGCAGGTCGCCACCGTCACCGCGTCGCGATCGACCTGCCGAGCGGCGTCGGTTCGGACACCGGCATGGCGCTCAACGAGGGCCTGCCGCAATATGACCTGACGGTCGCGCTCGGCGCATGGAAATACGCGCACTTCCTGATGCCTTCGGCCCCGCTTTGTGGCACGCAGAGGCTGGTCGACATCGGTGTCGCCCCGGTCGCGGGGGCGGCCGGGCGGCTGCGGCGTCCCGACCTTGCCGCGCCGGGACCCGACGCGCACAAGTATACCCGCGGCCTGCTCGCGGTCGTCGGCGGGGCCATGCCGGGCGCGGCGATCCTTGCCAGCATGGCGGCACAAGGGGCAGGGGCGGGTTACGTCAAGCTCTTCGCCGACACCAAGCGCGGGGCGCCCGCCGATCTGGTGGTCGAGACCGGGCCGGTCTCCGAAGTGCTCACCGATCATCGCAATTCGGCGATCCTCGTCGGCCCCGGGCTTGGCCGCGACGGCGTGGCGCGCGAGCGGCTGGCCGTGGCGCTTGCCGATCCGGTGCCGGTGCTCGTCGATGCCGATGCGCTGGTCCTGCTCACCGGGCGTCACCTCGCCGAGCGCAGTGCGCCCACCGTTGCGACCCCGCACGAGGGCGAACTCGTCGCGCTCGAACGCGCTTTCGATTGCGACGGTTCGGGCAGCCGCCCGCAGCGCGCACTGGCGCTGGCACGCAAGAGCGGCATGATCGTCGTCGCCAAGGGTGCGGACACCGTCATTGCCGCGCCCGATGGTCGCCTGGCGCTGGTACCACGTGCCTCGTCCTGGCTCTCGACCGCGGGAACGGGCGACGTTCTTGCCGGTGCCATCGCCAGCAGGCTCGCCTGTGGAGCCGAGGCCTTCGCCGCGGCAGGCGAGGGGGCATGGCTCCACGGCGAGGCGGCAAGGCTTGCCCCGCCTGCCTTCAGTGCGCTTCAGCTTGCCGAGAGGATACCCGCTGCGCTAGCGGCGTGCCTGTGA